A window from Exiguobacterium marinum DSM 16307 encodes these proteins:
- the pflA gene encoding pyruvate formate-lyase-activating protein — translation MTMGYVHSVESFGTVDGPGIRFIVFLQGCALRCLYCHNADTWDFKKNNHRSAEDVIQEALSYRPFMEASNGGITISGGDPLAQPEFLEALLREAKKHGLHTTLDTSGALRPPNLDAILDHTDLVLLDIKHIDDDMCKKLTGRSNANTLALAEHLSERGTKMWIRHVLVPGWTLEEGALRRTAAFIQKLDHVEKVEILPYHEMGVYKWEALGLDYPLKGTKPPTSDEVEWAEGILQGTV, via the coding sequence ATGACAATGGGATATGTACACTCGGTCGAATCATTCGGAACAGTTGACGGCCCTGGTATTCGCTTCATCGTCTTTTTACAAGGTTGTGCGTTACGTTGCCTGTATTGCCATAATGCGGACACGTGGGATTTCAAAAAGAATAATCACCGCTCGGCTGAAGACGTCATTCAAGAGGCGCTCAGCTACCGTCCGTTCATGGAAGCATCGAATGGTGGCATCACCATCTCTGGTGGCGATCCACTCGCGCAACCCGAATTTTTAGAGGCGCTACTACGTGAAGCGAAAAAGCACGGGCTCCATACGACGCTCGATACGTCCGGTGCGCTCCGTCCTCCTAATTTGGATGCGATTTTAGATCATACCGATCTTGTCTTGCTCGATATCAAGCATATCGATGACGATATGTGTAAAAAGCTAACGGGTCGTAGCAATGCCAACACGCTCGCGCTTGCCGAACATCTTTCCGAGCGCGGAACAAAAATGTGGATTCGCCACGTCCTCGTTCCTGGGTGGACGCTTGAAGAAGGTGCGCTTCGTCGCACCGCCGCGTTCATTCAGAAGCTAGACCATGTCGAGAAAGTCGAAATCTTGCCGTATCATGAAATGGGCGTCTACAAATGGGAGGCGCTTGGATTAGATTATCCGCTTAAAGGAACGAAACCTCCGACATCAGATGAAGTCGAGTGGGCGGAAGGAATTTTGCAGGGAACTGTATAA
- a CDS encoding DEAD/DEAH box helicase, giving the protein MNFTKPFINETWERMGFNEPMPVQKEAFPLLLDGKDVTIEAPTGTGKTLAYLLPAIEKIDPSNDRIQVVIVAPTRELVMQIQQVAQRFTEKGDVRIGSFIGGVELKRQIDRIKKKPHLIVGTPGRLVELIDKKKLKLHETHTVILDEADQIIDSGLTEAAERIIKHTAHERQLALVSATLTDSLKEWSSPFMNEPAHIKIERAVSDQVTYGYLLTTRRYKPELLRRLSHVDGVKALAFINNRSFLPPLRGELEKLKVNYRMLDSLKGKRERVETLREFRKGEYPLLITTGLAARGLDIEDVTHVVHFDLPESIDDFIHRSGRTARGSAAGTVLSLVTTDDLPHLKSFARQLGVELKELEIYRGDVIEKRIEEKPPVVKRPENKRGPRR; this is encoded by the coding sequence ATGAATTTTACAAAACCTTTTATTAACGAAACGTGGGAACGGATGGGCTTTAACGAGCCGATGCCGGTCCAAAAAGAAGCGTTTCCCCTACTATTAGATGGAAAAGACGTGACAATCGAAGCACCGACGGGAACGGGTAAGACGCTCGCCTATTTACTTCCCGCGATTGAAAAGATTGATCCGTCGAACGATCGTATCCAAGTCGTCATCGTCGCCCCGACTCGTGAACTTGTCATGCAGATTCAACAAGTCGCACAGCGCTTCACTGAAAAAGGCGACGTCCGCATCGGTTCATTCATCGGCGGTGTCGAATTGAAACGCCAAATCGACCGGATCAAGAAAAAGCCGCATTTGATTGTCGGGACACCGGGTCGTCTCGTCGAGTTGATTGACAAGAAAAAACTGAAGCTTCACGAGACACATACCGTTATTTTAGATGAAGCCGACCAAATCATCGACAGCGGTTTGACAGAGGCCGCAGAACGAATCATCAAGCATACTGCGCATGAGCGTCAGCTTGCACTCGTCTCGGCAACACTCACCGATTCACTCAAAGAGTGGTCATCACCATTCATGAACGAGCCGGCTCATATCAAAATCGAACGTGCTGTCAGCGATCAAGTGACATACGGCTATCTGTTGACGACGCGTCGCTACAAACCAGAACTCCTTCGCCGTCTTTCACACGTCGATGGCGTGAAGGCACTCGCCTTCATCAACAACCGTTCGTTCTTGCCACCTCTTCGAGGAGAATTAGAGAAGTTGAAAGTGAACTATCGGATGCTCGACAGCTTGAAAGGAAAACGTGAACGCGTCGAGACGCTCCGTGAATTCCGTAAAGGGGAATACCCGCTCCTCATCACGACCGGCCTCGCGGCACGCGGCCTCGATATTGAGGATGTGACACATGTCGTCCATTTCGACTTACCGGAATCAATCGACGACTTCATTCACCGTTCAGGCCGTACCGCTCGCGGTAGCGCAGCCGGAACCGTCCTTTCCCTTGTGACGACAGACGATCTCCCACACTTGAAATCATTCGCACGTCAGCTCGGTGTCGAGTTAAAAGAACTTGAGATTTATCGTGGCGACGTGATTGAGAAACGGATTGAGGAGAAGCCTCCTGTCGTCAAACGTCCTGAGAACAAGCGAGGACCGCGCCGATGA
- a CDS encoding ATP-binding cassette domain-containing protein, with amino-acid sequence MIEVLGVKKRYRKKQVIEDVSFTANKGEITCLIGLNGTGKSTLLKGIMGLTPFDKGSVLIDEKPIDLNRVAFVADHAMFPIHFTIEQCEAFMKDFYPTFDSALFARLVEDFKLFPEDKLSELSKGTLAKANLALGIAQDPDYLLLDEPFSGIDVFSKEQIVELFSSEVMENRGVLITTHEIEDIEYLIDKAVMLNNGRIVREFDVEDVRFIHGKSIVDVMREEYGA; translated from the coding sequence ATGATCGAAGTGTTGGGAGTTAAGAAGCGCTATCGCAAAAAACAAGTCATTGAAGACGTTTCGTTCACAGCGAACAAAGGAGAAATCACGTGCCTCATCGGACTGAACGGTACAGGGAAATCGACGTTATTGAAAGGCATCATGGGATTGACACCTTTTGATAAAGGTTCGGTATTGATTGATGAAAAACCGATCGATTTGAATCGTGTCGCTTTCGTCGCAGACCATGCGATGTTCCCGATTCACTTTACAATCGAGCAATGTGAGGCGTTCATGAAAGACTTTTATCCGACATTTGATTCGGCATTATTTGCTCGTCTCGTCGAAGACTTTAAATTGTTCCCGGAGGATAAGTTAAGCGAGTTATCGAAAGGGACGCTCGCCAAAGCGAACCTCGCACTCGGCATTGCCCAAGACCCGGATTATTTATTACTCGATGAACCGTTCTCAGGAATCGATGTCTTTTCGAAAGAACAGATTGTCGAACTGTTTTCGAGTGAGGTCATGGAGAATCGTGGCGTGCTCATTACGACACACGAGATTGAAGATATCGAGTACTTGATCGACAAGGCGGTCATGTTGAATAACGGACGCATCGTCCGTGAGTTTGATGTCGAAGATGTCCGTTTCATTCATGGGAAGTCCATCGTCGATGTGATGAGAGAGGAGTACGGGGCATGA
- the pflB gene encoding formate C-acetyltransferase, translated as MKSAWSGFVPGQWTNEVNVSEFIRLNRHEYTGNDTFLAGPTEATNVLWNRVMELTKEERERGGVWDVDQHTPSTIVSHGPGYLNKELEKVVGVQTDEPFKRSIHPNGGIRMVDAALESYGFEPDEEITKIYSEIRKTHNQGVFDAYTPEMRAARKSGIITGLPDAYGRGRIIGDYRRVALYGIDFLMAERKKDLAKRGGFLSESDIREREELNEQLRALQELKQLGSAYGFDLGRPAENTQEAYQWVYLAYLAAIKEQNGAAMSLGRVSTFLDVYAERDIESGRLTESDVQEIVDHFIMKLRIVKFLRTPDYNELFSGDPTWVTESIGGMSEDGRSNVTKSSFRFLHSLTNLGPAPEPNLTVLWSTKLPEGFKQYCAKMSIETSAIQYENDDLMMPQFGDDYGIACCVSPMKIGKQMQFFGARANMAKALLYSMNGGRDEKNGAQIAPVWEMNTEDVLTYEKVYADFDRTLDWLAELYVNTLNVIHFMHDKYAYERIEMALHDPEILRTMACGIAGLSVTADSLSAIKYANVKPVRNEEGIIIDFETEGDFPKFGNNDDRVDAIAVELVESFMEKVRKHKTYRDALHTQSVLTITSNVVYGKKTGNTPDGRRAGEPFAPGANPMHGRDTKGAAASLSSVAKLPFEHAQDGISYTFSIVPKALGKEEIARELNLAALLDGYMSGEHKGHHLNVNVFNRETLLDAMEHPEEYPQLTIRVSGYAVNFIKLTREQQIDVINRTFHGSL; from the coding sequence ATCAAATCCGCATGGTCAGGTTTTGTACCTGGTCAATGGACGAATGAAGTAAACGTCAGTGAGTTTATCCGTTTGAACCGTCATGAATACACAGGGAACGATACGTTCTTAGCAGGTCCGACAGAAGCGACGAACGTTCTGTGGAATCGTGTGATGGAACTTACAAAAGAAGAACGTGAACGTGGAGGCGTCTGGGACGTCGATCAACACACACCATCGACGATTGTGTCGCATGGACCAGGCTACTTAAACAAAGAGTTAGAAAAAGTCGTCGGCGTTCAAACGGATGAACCGTTCAAACGTTCGATTCACCCGAATGGCGGTATTCGTATGGTTGATGCCGCACTCGAATCATATGGTTTCGAACCAGATGAAGAAATCACAAAAATTTACTCAGAAATCCGTAAAACACATAACCAAGGTGTCTTCGATGCCTATACGCCTGAGATGCGGGCCGCTCGTAAGTCGGGGATTATCACAGGTCTTCCGGATGCTTACGGTCGTGGACGCATCATCGGGGACTATCGTCGCGTCGCTCTCTATGGGATTGACTTCTTGATGGCAGAACGTAAAAAAGATTTGGCAAAACGCGGCGGATTCTTATCTGAATCGGACATCCGCGAGCGGGAAGAGCTGAATGAACAACTTCGTGCCCTCCAAGAGCTCAAGCAACTCGGGTCGGCTTATGGATTTGACCTTGGTCGTCCTGCGGAAAACACGCAAGAAGCGTATCAATGGGTGTACTTGGCCTATCTCGCAGCCATCAAAGAACAAAATGGTGCGGCGATGTCACTCGGTCGCGTCTCCACGTTCCTTGATGTGTACGCAGAGCGTGATATCGAGTCTGGTCGTTTGACCGAATCAGATGTCCAAGAAATCGTCGACCACTTTATCATGAAGCTTCGGATCGTCAAATTCTTACGGACACCGGACTATAACGAATTATTCTCAGGTGACCCAACATGGGTAACAGAATCAATCGGTGGGATGAGTGAAGATGGTCGCTCGAACGTCACGAAGAGCTCGTTCCGATTCTTGCATTCACTCACAAACCTTGGACCAGCTCCGGAACCGAACTTGACTGTCCTTTGGTCAACGAAACTTCCAGAAGGGTTTAAACAATACTGTGCGAAAATGTCGATTGAAACGTCGGCCATTCAATACGAAAACGATGACTTGATGATGCCACAATTCGGCGACGACTACGGCATCGCATGTTGTGTATCACCGATGAAGATCGGGAAACAAATGCAGTTCTTCGGTGCGCGTGCCAACATGGCAAAAGCCCTTCTTTATAGCATGAACGGCGGACGCGATGAGAAGAACGGCGCTCAAATTGCCCCGGTTTGGGAAATGAACACAGAAGATGTACTCACGTACGAAAAAGTATATGCCGATTTCGACCGTACACTCGACTGGTTGGCAGAACTATACGTCAACACACTCAACGTCATTCACTTCATGCATGACAAATATGCATATGAACGAATCGAAATGGCGCTTCACGATCCAGAAATCTTACGGACGATGGCTTGTGGAATCGCTGGTCTCTCGGTAACGGCCGACAGTCTCTCGGCAATCAAATACGCGAACGTTAAACCGGTCCGTAACGAAGAAGGAATCATCATCGACTTCGAAACAGAAGGAGACTTCCCGAAATTCGGAAACAATGATGACCGTGTCGATGCGATCGCTGTCGAACTCGTCGAGTCATTCATGGAAAAAGTACGGAAACATAAAACATACCGTGACGCGCTTCACACACAATCGGTACTCACGATCACATCAAACGTCGTCTACGGTAAGAAAACTGGGAACACGCCAGACGGTCGTCGTGCTGGTGAACCGTTTGCTCCAGGAGCAAACCCAATGCATGGACGAGATACTAAAGGTGCGGCTGCATCACTTTCATCAGTCGCGAAACTTCCGTTTGAGCACGCACAGGATGGAATCTCGTACACATTCTCAATCGTACCGAAAGCACTCGGAAAAGAAGAAATCGCACGTGAACTCAACTTGGCGGCACTTCTCGACGGTTATATGAGTGGAGAGCATAAGGGACATCATTTGAACGTCAACGTCTTCAACCGTGAAACACTCCTTGATGCGATGGAACATCCAGAAGAGTATCCACAGCTCACAATCCGCGTATCTGGATATGCAGTCAACTTCATCAAATTGACGCGTGAGCAACAGATTGATGTAATCAACCGTACGTTCCACGGTTCGTTGTAA
- a CDS encoding GntR family transcriptional regulator, whose amino-acid sequence MNMQFNTRAPVYLQVVDYFKKKMALGELRAGDEMPSRRELANDLKINPNTVQKAFKEMEDQQLITTERNRPSRVTTDDAILKHIRSEIVDDAVAVFVEAIQELDVSVDELVEKIKRQYKEGIYDDRSVGS is encoded by the coding sequence ATGAACATGCAATTCAATACGAGGGCACCGGTTTATCTACAGGTCGTCGACTACTTCAAGAAGAAGATGGCACTCGGTGAACTGAGAGCCGGGGATGAGATGCCATCCCGACGAGAACTAGCAAACGATTTAAAAATTAATCCGAACACGGTTCAAAAAGCGTTTAAGGAAATGGAGGACCAACAATTGATTACGACCGAACGAAATCGACCGAGTCGCGTGACGACAGACGACGCCATCTTGAAACACATTCGTTCTGAGATTGTAGATGACGCGGTCGCTGTATTTGTGGAAGCGATTCAAGAACTCGACGTCTCGGTGGACGAGCTGGTCGAGAAGATTAAACGACAGTACAAGGAGGGAATATACGATGATCGAAGTGTTGGGAGTTAA
- a CDS encoding kinase, which yields MNTLEVIHAARSMHLGNRPFVVAIDGLSGAGKTTRVSHLSNEPSVYVLHIDDYIVERAKRYETGQSEPTEYYALQWDVSRLECELFRPLRNGITELKLPRYVYERDVIAEEKIDVSSAHTVVIEGIFLQRPEWRPYFDYVIYLDCPREVRYERVLNRDTYLGDPAKRLAKYKRRYWPGEDLYLQQIDPKRGADIIL from the coding sequence ATGAACACATTAGAAGTCATCCATGCAGCACGTTCGATGCACTTAGGGAATCGACCGTTTGTCGTAGCGATTGATGGACTGAGCGGAGCGGGCAAAACGACGCGCGTTTCACATTTGAGCAATGAGCCGAGTGTTTATGTTCTTCACATCGATGACTATATCGTCGAACGTGCAAAGCGCTATGAGACCGGACAGTCTGAACCGACCGAGTATTATGCTCTACAATGGGACGTATCGCGTCTTGAGTGTGAACTGTTTCGTCCATTAAGGAATGGGATTACCGAACTAAAATTACCTCGTTACGTGTATGAACGAGATGTCATCGCAGAAGAGAAGATTGATGTGTCATCTGCTCATACAGTCGTCATAGAGGGGATTTTTTTGCAGCGACCGGAATGGCGTCCTTATTTCGATTATGTGATTTATCTCGACTGCCCACGCGAGGTTCGTTATGAGCGAGTATTGAACCGTGATACATACCTCGGCGATCCGGCGAAAAGACTTGCGAAATATAAGCGCCGGTACTGGCCCGGGGAAGATCTGTATCTTCAACAAATCGATCCGAAAAGAGGGGCGGATATCATACTCTGA